The Mycobacterium seoulense genomic interval GGGTTTCCAGCAGCCCGGGCGCCGCCTGCTCCGGCGACACTCCCACCGAATCCAGAATCGCCAGTGCAACAAGGCAATTGGCGACGTTGTAACGCCCCGGCAGCCGGATGCCGACCCGGTGGCGCACGCCGGCGGGATCGATCGCGGTGAACTGCTGCCCGCCGGCGCCCATCGGGATCACGTCCATGGCGCGCCAGTGCGCGGGCTGGCCGGCGACGCTGACGGTGATCGCGTCACCGGCCCGGGCGGCCATGGCCCGCCCGGCGTCGTCGTCGATGCAGACCACCACCGTGCGGGCCCGCAGCGGCGACGCGGGGTCGAACAGCTTCGCCTTGGCCTCGAAGTAGTCGGCCATGGTCGGGTGGAAGTCGAGGTGGTCGCGGGACAGGTTGGTGAAGCCGGCCACCGCGAACCCGGTGCCGTCCACCCTGCCGAGCGCCAGCGCGTGGCTGGACACCTCCATGACGACGGTGTCCACCCCGCGTTCGGCCATCGCGGCGAACATGGCCTGCAGGGCGGGCGCCTCGGGAGTGGTCAGCGCGCTGGGAACGTCGGCGCCGTCGATGCGGATGCCGATCGTGCCGATCAAGCCGGCCGTCCGGCCGGCGGCGCGCAGCCCCGATTCGACCAGATACGTCGTCGTGGTCTTGCCGGCGGTACCGGTGATCCCGACGACCGTCACCCGCTCCGACGGGTTGCCGTACACCGTGGCGGCCAGCGAGCCCAGCACCGTGCGGGGCGCCGGGTGCACCAGCGTCGGCACGGCCGCCGCCGAGCCACCCATCTCCGCGACCCCGGCGGCGTCGGTGAGCACGGCGACGGCGCCGCGTTCGATAGCCTCGGCCGCGTAGCGGGCCCCATGTGTCGAGGCGCCCGTCAGCGCCGCGAACAGGTCGCCGGGCCGCACGTCCTGGGCGCGTAGCGTCACGCCGGTGACGGCCACGTCGGGAACGGCGGTGTCCTCGTCCGCGGGTACCGCCCCGACCTGGGCCGCCAGCGCGGGCAGGCGCGTCCCCGCGCCGGCGCCTGGGCGCAAATCAGTGGGCACCGACACCACCTGTTCACACCTCCCTGCAGACGCCGCGTGATCCTCATGATCGGCCATGACACCCTACCGAGAGGCACCCGCCACCCAGGTGGCCTCGTCAATCGAGTGTGCGTCGAGGGCCTTCAGTGTGCGCGCAGGGCGGGATTCGGGCCCCGAATCCCGCCCTGCGCGCACACCCGACGCCGTCACCGCACGAGCGATGGTCTCCGGCCAGCTAGGTGGCCTGCAACGTCAGCGGCGGGCCGGGATCCGGCGAGAGGGGCACGTTCTCGCGCTGCATGAGCCAGCCGGCGATGTTGTGGAACAGCGGGGCCGCCGAGTGGCCCGGCGTACCGTCCGCGTTGCGCTCCGGGTTGTCCATCATGATGCCGATGACGTAGCGCGGGTTGTCCACGGTGGCCATGCCGGCGAAGGTGATCCAGTAGACGTTGTCGAAGTAGCAGCCGCACGCGGGGTTGATCTGCTGCGCGGTCCCCGTCTTGCCGGCCATCTGGTAACCCGTCACCGCGGCGGCGGGCCCGGTGCCCTGCTGGTAACCCATCGGATCGCGTTGCACGACGGCGCGCAGCATGTTGCGCACGGTCTGGGCCGTCTGCGGTGAAACCACCCGCACCCCTTCGGGACGCGGCTCCTCGGTACGGGTCCCGTCCGGCGCGATGGTGGCCTTCACGATCCGCGGCGGTATGCGCACCCCGTCGTTGGCGATGGTCTGGTACATGCCGGCCATCTGCAACAGTGTCATCGAAAGGCCTTGCCCGATAGGCAGGTTCGAGAAGGTGCTGCCCGACCACTGGTCGATGGGCGGCACCAGCCCCGCGCTCTCACCGGGCAGGCCCACGTTCGTGCGCTGGCCGAGACCGAATTTGCGGACCATGTCGTAGAAGCGTTCCGGGCCGACGCGCTGGGCGAGCATCAACGTGCCGACGTTGGAAGACTTTCCGAACACACCCGTGGTGGTGTAGGGCATCACGCCGTGGTCCCACGCGTCGTGGATGGACACCCCGCCCATCTGGATCGACCCGGGCACCTGCAGCACCTCGTCCGGATTGGACAGGCCGTACTCGATCACCGAAGAGGCGGTGATGACCTTGTTCACCGACCCGGGCTCGAAGGGTGAGGACACCGCCAGGTTGCCCAGCTGTTTGTCACCCTGACGCCCGATGTCCTGGGACGGGTCGAACGTGTTGTCGTTGGCCATGGCCAGCACTTCGCCGGTCTTCGAGTCCAGCACGACGGCCGAGACATTGTGTGCCCCAGAGAGATTCTTGGCCTGCTGGACCTGCTGCTGCACGTAGAACTGGATGTCGTCGTCGAGGGTGAGCTGGACCGTCGAACCGTTGACCGCCCGATGCCGGTTGCGGTAGCTGCCCGGGATGACGACACCGTCGGACCCACGGTCGTAGGTGACCGAGCCGTCGGTTCCGGACAGCACCGAATCCAGGGACTCCTCCAGCCCCAGCAGCCCATGACCGTCCCAGTCGATGCCGCCGACGATGTTGGCCGCCAACGATCCGCCGGGGTACTGCCGCAGGTCTTGTCGCTCCGAACCGACTTCGGGAAACTTGTCGGAGATGGCGCTGGCGACGGCGGGGTCGACGGCGCGCGCCAGATACACGAAGTTCTCGTCGCTTTGCAGCTTCTTCAACACGGTCGTCGAGTCCGGCTTGTTGCCCAGCCGGGTGGCGACCTCCTGGGCGATGTCCCGCAGCCGCTGCTGGGGATCGGGGGCCACCGAGTTCTTGTTCTTGGCCTCTTCCAGCTGCTTGCGAATCCTCTTGGGCTGGAACGTCAGCGCCCGCGACTCGGTGGTGAACGCCAGCTGATCCTTGTTCCGGTCGACGATGCTGCCGCGGACGGCCTTCTCGACGTCGGTGACCTTGAGCTGGCCCGCGGCCTGGGCGCGCAGCGATGGCGCGTTGGTGACCTGCAGGACGAACAACTGGACCGCCGCCACCACGATCAAGACCCCGATGGCCGCGTTGCCGGCCCGATGCCGGAAGACGAACGACGCGCCGCGGCCGCCCGCCTGCACGAGTTGCCGGGTGCGCCGCTCCCGCGCCGAGTGCCCGGTCGCCACCGCGTCCGGCCGGTCGGCCGGGCGGGCTTTCCCGGCGTCCTTGGCTGGCTTGGATTTCCGGAACCTCTTCGGCTCCCGGACGTCCTGGCCTTTCGGTTGCTTCGCGCGCCGCTTCGGCTGGCGAAGCCCCTTGGGGTCCTGCGCCTTACCGGGACCGCGCGTCGGCTGCGACCGGCGGGTGCGCTTCGAGTCGCCGCGGCTCACCGGGGCACACCCGGTGTCACAACGGGGCCCGGCGCCGCGGGCTGCGGCACGAGCACCGGAGCGACGGGAGCGACGGGAGCGGCGGGGACGATCCCTTGGGGAACCGCGGGCGCGCGTTGCACCGGAACCGGCACCTCCGCGGGTAACGGTGCGGGCACCTGCCCGGGCGGCGGAATGGGCAAGCCGCCCAGCGGGATCGGCACCTCGGCGGGCACCGGGGCGAGCGCGGGTCCCGGCGAGGGCGCGGGCAGCCCCGGTACCGGCGCACCCGGCGCGGGCAGGGCACCCGGCGCCTGCCCGAGGGCCGGCGCGCCCGGCAGGCCCGGCAGCTGGGGTCCGGCCGGTG includes:
- a CDS encoding peptidoglycan D,D-transpeptidase FtsI family protein; protein product: MSRGDSKRTRRSQPTRGPGKAQDPKGLRQPKRRAKQPKGQDVREPKRFRKSKPAKDAGKARPADRPDAVATGHSARERRTRQLVQAGGRGASFVFRHRAGNAAIGVLIVVAAVQLFVLQVTNAPSLRAQAAGQLKVTDVEKAVRGSIVDRNKDQLAFTTESRALTFQPKRIRKQLEEAKNKNSVAPDPQQRLRDIAQEVATRLGNKPDSTTVLKKLQSDENFVYLARAVDPAVASAISDKFPEVGSERQDLRQYPGGSLAANIVGGIDWDGHGLLGLEESLDSVLSGTDGSVTYDRGSDGVVIPGSYRNRHRAVNGSTVQLTLDDDIQFYVQQQVQQAKNLSGAHNVSAVVLDSKTGEVLAMANDNTFDPSQDIGRQGDKQLGNLAVSSPFEPGSVNKVITASSVIEYGLSNPDEVLQVPGSIQMGGVSIHDAWDHGVMPYTTTGVFGKSSNVGTLMLAQRVGPERFYDMVRKFGLGQRTNVGLPGESAGLVPPIDQWSGSTFSNLPIGQGLSMTLLQMAGMYQTIANDGVRIPPRIVKATIAPDGTRTEEPRPEGVRVVSPQTAQTVRNMLRAVVQRDPMGYQQGTGPAAAVTGYQMAGKTGTAQQINPACGCYFDNVYWITFAGMATVDNPRYVIGIMMDNPERNADGTPGHSAAPLFHNIAGWLMQRENVPLSPDPGPPLTLQAT
- a CDS encoding UDP-N-acetylmuramoyl-L-alanyl-D-glutamate--2,6-diaminopimelate ligase, with product MADHEDHAASAGRCEQVVSVPTDLRPGAGAGTRLPALAAQVGAVPADEDTAVPDVAVTGVTLRAQDVRPGDLFAALTGASTHGARYAAEAIERGAVAVLTDAAGVAEMGGSAAAVPTLVHPAPRTVLGSLAATVYGNPSERVTVVGITGTAGKTTTTYLVESGLRAAGRTAGLIGTIGIRIDGADVPSALTTPEAPALQAMFAAMAERGVDTVVMEVSSHALALGRVDGTGFAVAGFTNLSRDHLDFHPTMADYFEAKAKLFDPASPLRARTVVVCIDDDAGRAMAARAGDAITVSVAGQPAHWRAMDVIPMGAGGQQFTAIDPAGVRHRVGIRLPGRYNVANCLVALAILDSVGVSPEQAAPGLLETRVPGRMEEIDCGQDFLALVDYAHKPEALRSVLANLRRPGRRLAVVLGAGGDRDAGKRRPMGEIAAELADFVVVTDDNPRSEDPAAIRREILAGARGGNAEVVEIGDRRAAIDRAVAWARPGDVVVVAGKGHETGQRAGGETRPFDDRVELGAALKALGARP